The sequence CGGGAATCAGCTTACCAGGCTTGACGTATACTGGCCTTATAAAGGAGGGGCTGACAGTATAAGACATACTTTTACCTATGATAATAACAACAATATTCGCACCTATGTATATGAGAATCAGTCGAATGGCATCTGGACGAAAGCATTCAGAATGACCTACACATACGATAATTATGGGAATATGCTGACAAATTTATATGAAGAATGGAAGGATAATGCCTGGATACCAAATCAAAAATACACAAGCACTTATGATGACCATGACAATTTTCTTACCAGTGTATGCGAGGTATTCATTGATGGGAAATGGGTATTTAGCTTTAGTCAAAGCAGTACTTACGACCATACGGGTAACAGGCTCACCTATTTAGAAGATAGTTTTTCAATGAATATTTACACTTATGACAGTAACGGAAACCTGACTGCTCAGCTTTTGCAATATAATTTATCGGGATCTTTCACAGACAGGATGAAATCCGTTTATACATACGACGATCATGGCAACGCAATAAAAGGTGAAGCTTTCGAGAAGCGGGATAATGCCTGGGCTCCTAGTTCAAACGGGTTAAATATGTATTATAACAACCGGAAAGATAAAATATCTTTCACGGGCAAAACTGTGGAAATTGAATATGAGGCGGTTGGAAGCAGGGAGCCTGCTGCGGTTCAGGTGTTTGACCTCATGCAGAATTACCCTAATCCTTTCAACTCTTCAACAACAATAAAGTACTCCATAAAAAAAGAGGGCCGCGTAAAGATTACAGTATTCGATATACTCGGAAACAGGGTTGCCGTTC is a genomic window of Ignavibacteria bacterium containing:
- a CDS encoding T9SS type A sorting domain-containing protein — translated: MKNLLTFCILILILQVILYPQDARTKYKLPGYSLLEEEELLSHKISGSKGLLNIPAPPASRIQKNNSFEQNGSMFKPVKILVDTIRRYTYDYDNNGNQTSELLENYKDGRLEMYSKTVSSYDDKNNLINALHLFWNNGQWDNVDRTIYTYDKYDNLLDFLEQYWENGDWHNHYKEVFTYDGNGNQLTRLDVYWPYKGGADSIRHTFTYDNNNNIRTYVYENQSNGIWTKAFRMTYTYDNYGNMLTNLYEEWKDNAWIPNQKYTSTYDDHDNFLTSVCEVFIDGKWVFSFSQSSTYDHTGNRLTYLEDSFSMNIYTYDSNGNLTAQLLQYNLSGSFTDRMKSVYTYDDHGNAIKGEAFEKRDNAWAPSSNGLNMYYNNRKDKISFTGKTVEIEYEAVGSREPAAVQVFDLMQNYPNPFNSSTTIKYSIKKEGRVKITVFDILGNRVAVPVDKYKPEGSYYVKFDGSSLPSGVYIYMLESGGSITTKKLILMK